From Amphiura filiformis chromosome 20, Afil_fr2py, whole genome shotgun sequence, a single genomic window includes:
- the LOC140142953 gene encoding solute carrier organic anion transporter family member 4A1-like — MVNGKDYQHPTKDSKISRENDEDQDNTNRKCGWFSCRPNCLRYCNNPRWLLFWTCLWSLAANMAVNGLTNVSITSIERRFELSSSKSALIPAVYEIPSSIFTVLVGYFGAHGSKPRWLAIGAILQGIGCIIFTLPHFLTDIYIPEQSSSITNLCGEHNSTHSCTNNDEETISSVSSNLYIFLMGQLMLGLGSSSYVFKYTFIDESVNDKVAGMYLGTQNILSERKEHRHAVEGLELASKAGFGQGIGDVPLATKLLLKNPIFILHTVIFVCEAIFLTGATVFVPKFIEEKFVLSAGDASVAVGISVTLSGCSAMLVSGWLIKRFRLTIPAMLKMNLGSMVICTISLLGLFLRCEEQHVAGVNVRYPSNLTYNEIPSLDASCNTACHCSTYEFLPVCGSNGIVFFSSCHAGCTNYTNEVISL; from the exons ATGGTCAACGGAAAAGATTACCAGCATCCTACAAAAGACAGCAAAATCTCGCGTGAAAATGACGAGGATCAAGATAATACCAATCGTAAGTGTGGCTGGTTTTCATGTCGTCCTAACTGTCTCCGTTATTGCAATAATCCCCGATGGCTTCTCTTCTGGACTTGCCTTTGGTCTTTAGCTGCTAACATGGCCGTGAATGGACTCACGAATGTCTCCATAACCAGTATTGAAAGACGCTTTGAACTTTCAAGTTCAAAAAGCGCCTTAATTCCAGCTGTTTATGAGATTCCATCATCCATTTTCACTGTCCTTGTAGGATACTTCGGTGCACATGGTAGTAAACCAAGATGGTTGGCAATAGGTGCAATCTTACAGGGAATTGGATGTATTATTTTTACCTTGCCTCACTTTCTAACGGATATCTACATTCCAGAGCAATCTTCTTCCATAACGAATTTATGTGGAGAACATAATAGCACACACTCTTGTACTAACAATGATGAAGAAACCATATCCAGTGTTTCATCCAATTTATACATCTTCCTTATGGGTCAACTTATGCTTGGATTGGGATCAAGTTCATACGTATTTAAATATACTTTTATTGACGAGAGCGTGAATGATAAAGTTGCAGGAATGTATCTTG gCACACAGAACATTCTTTCCGAACGAAAAGAGCACCGTCACGCTGTAGAAGGTCTGGAGTTGGCTTCGAAGGCAGGCTTTGGACAAGGAATAGGTGACGTTCCTCTAGCGACAAAACTTCTCTTGAAGAATCCAATATTTATTCTTCACACTGTCATCTTTGTGTGTGAGGCCATCTTCTTAACGGGAGCGACGGTGTTTGTTCCCAAATTTATAGAGGAGAAATTTGTGTTGAGTGCCGGAGATGCTAGCGTTGCTGTAG GTATTAGTGTCACCCTGAGCGGTTGCTCAGCCATGCTCGTTTCCGGATGGCTTATTAAACGATTCCGTCTGACCATACCCGCAATGTTAAAAATGAACTTAGGAAGCATGGTTATTTGTACCATATCTCTTTTGGGGCTATTTCTAAGATGTGAGGAGCAGCATGTGGCTGGTGTCAATGTTCGATATCCGTCTAATTT GACGTATAATGAAATTCCGTCCCTTGATGCGTCTTGCAACACTGCCTGCCATTGTTCAACATACGAGTTTTTACCAGTGTGTGGCTCAAATGGAATCGTTTTCTTTAGTTCCTGTCACGCTGGCTGTACCAATTACACAAACGAAGTAATTTCATTGTAG